From Zingiber officinale cultivar Zhangliang chromosome 5B, Zo_v1.1, whole genome shotgun sequence, the proteins below share one genomic window:
- the LOC121985757 gene encoding curcumin synthase 3, with translation MGSLQAMRRAKRAQGPATIMAVGTANPPNLYEQTSYPDFYFRVTNSDDKHELKNKFRVICEKTRVKRRYLHLTEEILKQRPKLCSYMEPSFDDRQDIVVDEIPKLAKEAAEKAIKEWGRPKSEITHLVFCSISGIDMPGADYRLAKLLGLPLSVNRLMLYSQACHMGAQMLRIAKDLAENNRGARVLVVSCEITVLSFRGPDAGDFEALACQAGFGDGAAAVVVGADPLPGVERPIYEIAAAMQETVPESERAVGGHLREIGWTFHFFNQLPKLIAENIESSLARAFKPLGITEWNDVFWVAHPGNWGIMDAIETKLGLKQGKLATARHVFSEYGNMQSATVYFVMDEVRKRSAAEGRATTGEGLEWGVLFGFGPGLTIETVVLRSLPIP, from the exons ATGGGCAGCCTGCAGGCGATGCGCAGGGCGAAGCGGGCTCAAGGCCCGGCCACCATCATGGCGGTCGGCACCGCCAACCCGCCCAACCTCTACGAGCAGACCTCCTACCCGGACTTCTATTTCCGCGTCACCAACTCCGACGACAAGCACGAGCTGAAGAACAAATTCCGTGTTATCT gtgagaAGACGAGGGTGAAAAGACGGTACTTGCACTTGACGGAGGAGATTCTGAAGCAGAGGCCCAAGCTCTGCTCCTACATGGAGCCGTCCTTCGACGACCGGCAGGACATCGTGGTGGACGAGATACCGAAGCTGGCGAAGGAGGCGGCGGAGAAGGCGATCAAGGAGTGGGGCCGCCCCAAGTCGGAGATCACCCACTTAGTGTTCTGCTCCATCAGCGGTATCGACATGCCCGGAGCCGACTACCGCCTTGCCAAGCTCCTCGGCCTCCCCCTGTCAGTCAACCGCCTCATGCTCTACAGCCAGGCCTGCCACATGGGCGCGCAGATGCTGCGCATCGCCAAGGACCTGGCGGAGAACAACCGCGGCGCGCGCGTCCTCGTCGTCTCTTGCGAGATCACCGTGCTCAGCTTCCGTGGCCCCGACGCGGGCGACTTCGAGGCCTTGGCGTGCCAGGCGGGATTCGGCGATGGCGCAGCGGCCGTCGTCGTCGGGGCCGACCCCCTGCCTGGCGTCGAGAGGCCCATCTACGAGATTGCGGCGGCGATGCAGGAGACGGTGCCGGAGAGCGAGAGGGCGGTGGGGGGACACCTGAGGGAAATCGGCTGGACCTTCCATTTCTTCAACCAGCTGCCGAAGCTGATCGCGGAAAACATCGAGAGCAGCCTGGCGCGGGCGTTCAAGCCGCTGGGGATAACCGAGTGGAACGACGTGTTTTGGGTGGCGCACCCGGGGAACTGGGGCATCATGGACGCCATAGAGACCAAGCTGGGGCTGAAACAGGGGAAGCTCGCCACGGCGCGCCACGTCTTCAGCGAGTACGGCAACATGCAGAGCGCCACCGTGTACTTCGTGATGGACGAGGTGAGGAAGCGGTCGGCGGCGGAGGGGCGGGCCACCACCGGCGAAGGCCTGGAGTGGGGAGTCCTGTTTGGGTTTGGCCCAGGACTCACCATAGAAACTGTCGTGCTACGCAGTCTACCAATACCGTAG